A section of the Diabrotica virgifera virgifera chromosome 8, PGI_DIABVI_V3a genome encodes:
- the LOC126889458 gene encoding uncharacterized protein LOC126889458, with the protein MQRFYKESVGERQMCRRVAKELKNTIEGLNSNLNQASSLVSKTVVHSDTVNIISSTDVTRSNLNQTSSLVSKTVVDSDSVNIISSTDVTNSKVSSENLINSNNISEIENDTSIESDFEMDLELISCLDNASNSNKFQKNSYDLHGELKRWAIRNKVTHSTVTDLLHVLVPVHPELPLSSKTLLNTPTTITLKKKLTSGSYVHFGLENYLKFYISTNDSIISNDILISFNIDGLPLFKSSSVQFWPILGLIVNSSIKVKPFAIGVFCGNSKPSPLADYLNDFINDLKFLLENGLTFKDKEYRIHVHSFICDAPARAFIKCIKSHNGYSGCDKCTEEGDYFKHRMIFNNILAPRRSDQSFLLKSDQNHHTGISPLEVLNIGLVSKFPIDSMHCLYLGVMKKLLLTWICGDLRVRLCGRDVTNISENLIFYGKFVVSEFNRKPRSLSEVARFKATEFRTLLLYLGVLVLKNIDKAMYEHFLLLHSSVTILLSKRHLANFGCDVPRKLLDCFITHSKDLYGLEFLIYNVHVLCHLSEEARLFGPLDQISAFPFENYLNEIKKSVKSPNKPLEQLFCRLTEANTISVINDSVTKKCEIQHFNGPLLHLSFNSTKQYNKLKYNNIVYTVEAHSNVNCYCLNNEYCVIKINNIVNAKNEYFLIGQKFTSYESFYNYPFESKSLNICIVSKLLQNMELFNLDSIITKCMLFPLDPPNNSKWLSFPLL; encoded by the coding sequence atgcaaaggttttataaagaatctgTAGGTGAACGCCAAATGTGTAGGAGGGTGGCTAAGGAACTTAAAAATACGATTGAAGGTCTTAATAGTAATTTAAATCAGGCTTCTTCCCTTGTTAGTAAAACAGTAGTACATAGTGATACCGTTAATATAATTTCTAGTACTGATGTCACTAGAAGTAATTTAAATCAGACTTCTTCACTTGTTAGTAAAACAGTAGTAGATAGTGATTCCGTTAATATAATTTCTAGTACTGATGTCACCAACTCTAAAGTTAGTTCTGAAAATTTAATTAATAGTAATAATATTAGtgaaattgaaaatgacacgAGCATAGAATCTGACTTTGAAATGGATTTAGAGTTAATAAGTTGTTTAGATAATGCAAGTAACTCcaataaatttcaaaaaaactctTACGACTTACATGGTGAACTAAAGAGATGGGCAATTCGTAACAAAGTCACTCATAGTACAGTAACTGATCTTCTTCATGTGTTAGTTCCAGTTCATCCAGAATTACCTCTGAGTTCTAAGACTCTTTTGAACACACCAACTACTATTaccttaaaaaaaaaactaacttCAGGCAGTTATGTTCATTTTGGATTGGAAAATTATCTTAAATTCTATATTTCTACAAATGATTCAATAATTTCAAACGATATTCTAATATCTTTTAATATTGATGGTTTACCTCTTTTTAAAAGCTCTTCAGTGCAGTTTTGGCCTATCTTGGGTTTAATTGTAAATAGCAGTATAAAAGTGAAACCATTCGCTATAGGTGTTTTTTGTGGAAATTCTAAACCTAGCCCACTGGCTGATTATTTGAATGACTTTATTAATGATCTTAAATTTTTACTGGAGAATGGTCTAACCTTTAAAGATAAAGAATATAGGATACATGTTCATAGTTTCATTTGTGATGCTCCAGCTCGAGCctttataaaatgtataaaatcgCACAACGGTTATTCAGGGTGTGATAAATGTACTGAAGAAGGAGACTACTTTAAACATAGGAtgatttttaataacattttggCACCAAGGAGATCGGATCAGTCATTTTTGCTAAAATCTGATCAGAATCATCATACTGGAATTTCACCTTTGGAAGTCTTAAATATAGGATTGGTTTCAAAATTTCCAATTGACTCTATGCATTGTTTATACTTAGGTGTTATGAAAAAACTTCTTCTCACATGGATATGTGGTGACTTGCGTGTTCGGTTATGTGGTAGGGATGTTACAAACATATcagaaaacttaattttttatggAAAATTTGTTGTCTCAGAGTTCAATAGAAAACCTCGAAGTCTTTCAGAGGTAGCTCGTTTTAAAGCAACAGAATTTAGAACTCTTTTGCTTTATTTAGGAGTcctagttttaaaaaatattgataagGCTATGTATGAACACTTTCTTCTATTGCATTCTTCTGTTACTATCCTGTTATCTAAAAGGCACTTAGCAAATTTTGGTTGTGATGTTCCTAGAAAATTACTGGACTGCTTTATAACCCATTCCAAAGACCTGTATGGATTAGAGTTTTTAATTTATAATGTTCATGTATTGTGTCACTTGAGTGAAGAAGCTCGGTTGTTTGGTCCATTGGACCAGATTTCTGCTTTTCCTtttgaaaactatttaaatgaaataaaaaagtcAGTGAAATCGCCTAATAAACCATTAGAACAATTGTTTTGTCGCCTGACAGAAGCTAATACTATATCAGTAATTAATGATAGTGTCACAAAGAAATGTGAAATTCAACATTTTAATGGTCCACTGTTACATTTATCTTTTAATTCTACTAAACAGTATAATAagcttaaatataataatattgtgTATACTGTAGAAGCACATTCCAATGTCAACTGTTATTGTCTAAACAACGAATATtgtgtaataaaaattaataacatagtTAATgctaaaaatgaatattttttaataggTCAAAAGTTTACATCTTACGAATCTTTCTATAATTACCCTTTTGAATCAAAATCACTTAATATTTGCATCGTAAGTAAACTACTTCAAAATATGGAACTTTTTAATCTCGACAGTATAATTACAAAATGTATGTTATTCCCTCTTGATCCACCCAACAACAGTAAATGGTTATCATTTCCTTTATTATAA